The Ignavibacteriota bacterium genome contains the following window.
AAATGAGGTAGAATTTCCTGAGCCCATGCAAGGCTGGCGTGAGTTCTGCCTAATCCAATTGAACTGACTGATGTATTGAAAGTAGGTGCATTTGGCATAAATGCTGTACCTGCTGGGTTATAAAATATTCCTGATGGCTCATTTACTATAGCTGAATAAACTCCGCCCATAGCGATTGGACGGGCTCCGATATTTCTCGATAGCCATACTTCTGAAAATCCACCGTCGGACATTTGCGCATATAATAGAGTTGTGCTAATATTCGCCAATAATGTAATTGACAATGCACAGTATAATACTGTTTTGTATAGATTTTTCAAAGCTACCTCGATATTATGAATTTCTCGGAATCACGAAAAGTATTGCCTTGCAAAACGCAAATATATATTCCGTTCGGCAAATTGAATGTTGCAGAGTATACCTCTTCAGTTCTTGTCGAGGAGATACCTTTGAACACTTCCAACACTTCTTTTCCTAACATATTGTAAACCGTAATAGTTATATTCTGTTGCTTCTGAACCTGATACACTTCGACATTTAATTCCGCCTGAGTGTACCAGACCTTAGTAATTTTTGTTGAAGTTATTGTATCCTGATTAGTTACAAAATACTTCGAATTAAAACTTACAAAATCTGTGCCATTTAAGGTGTTGGAAATAATTATATCGGAATGATTGAATCCGCAAAGGAATAACCATAATAATAATACGATTTTTATAATATGTTTTGTGAAGAAATTCATATAACAAAAGTAGTAAATAAAATCAGACTAACAATAGAAAATTATTAGATTATTATGAAAATTTGCCAACAAAATATCAATTCATTATAAAAATCAGAGAATATGCAACTAAAATGGTTAAAAACAAAATTTTAGTAATCTTAAAGGGTAAAATTTTGTCAATTAGTATTGTGAATAAAACTGACAATATCATTATAAGAAAACTCATCATCATTGCTCCAAACGGCTCAAACATCTTTCCATAAAAGTATTTAAATCCAGCAAGAGGTCCAATTCCGTAAATCATAAATAAATGAATAACATATATATAAATTGCTCTTTTGGATAATTTGCTGATAAATTGAATAATTTTTATGTTTGTAATTTTGATTTGTCTTGAAATGGAAATTAATAAAATTATTATTCCTATGTTCCGAATCACTACACCTGAATCAATTCTCAAATCAAATCGTAAACCGTTGTAAATTAATAATTTTGTAATTGCAATTCCCGATAATATTGAAAATAGTCCTATAGTGAACATTAGAAGTCCCGTTCGCAGTTGGAGTGTATTGTTTGAAAGTTTACGACTTCTGAGCCAAATTCCAAATACTGTGCCCAAAAACATATATGCTGAGTAGGGGAGCATTGTAAATAATGAGCCACCTTTGAAATTCAAATAATTTGAAATAAATTTTGGAATTGAGTTAAGTTCTGAAATTCCAATTACAGGAGTAATTAATATTACAAATATTCCTAAAATCAAATTGATGATAAGCACTTTTTTTATACTTCCTGCGAATCTATAAATGAGTGCAAGAATGAAAAGTCCTACTCCGAATACATGCAAAATATTAACTTGCAAAAATCTTTCAAGTCTATGCGACTGTATAGAATATAATTCGGACAAACTATTAATAGGCGAGTTCAGAGTATATCCTATTACAAGAAGTACTATTGCCATCAAAATGCGACGCTTGAAAGTATCTTTTGATATTTGCTCAATTCCGGATTTGAAATTTGCAAATACGTGAACAGCACCTGAAAGGAAAAGAAACATAGGTGCAGTTTTTCCGCGAGCGAAATTCCACCAATCCCATGGAAAAACTTTTAGGTTATAAAATTCAGGGTTTGCTAATTCAAAAAAGGAGTGACCTGCTACCATCATTATCATGGCAAAAAATTTCGCGAGGTCAAGATAGACCTCGCGATTGGAATTTATAGGGCTGTTCAATATTACCAGCTTTCTGGATTTTTCAAATAATCATCAATAGCTTTTGCGGCTGTGCGTCCTGCACCCATAGCAAGAATAACCGTAGCACCGCCGGTAACAATATCACCACCCGCGAAAATACCTCTCATATTGGTTTTCATATTCCCTTCGCTGACTGTGATATTTCCCCATTTATTTACAATGAGTTCAGGAGTAGTTGATGAGATAATTGGATTCGAGCCATTACCTATAGCGATAATTGAGGCGGTAATTTCTATGGTTTCAATTGCATCTTTAATAGGCACAGGTCTTCTTCTGCCGGAAGCATCAGGCTCACCCAACTCCATTTGCTGAAGTTTAACAGCACGAAGCCAGCCCTGCTCATCACCAATAAATTCAAGTGGAGCAACAAGCAATTTAAACTCGATGCCTTCTTCTTTTGCATGGTGAATTTCTTCTACTCTTGCAGGCATTTCCTGCTCAGAACGACGGTAACAGATAATTGCACGCTTAGCGCCAAGTCTTTTGGATGTTCGAACTGCATCCATTGCGGTATTGCCACCACCAAATACAGCAACAGTCTTATTATAAAGGTCAAGCATCGGAGTAGGATTATTCGGGAAGTCATAAGCCTTCATCAGGTTAACTCTTGTCAAAAATTCATTTGCTGAATAAACTCCGTTCAGGTGTTCGCCAGGAATATTGAGAAAGTAGGGAAGACCGGCTCCAACACCGATGAATATAGCATCGAATCTGGATTGTAGCTCTTCGATTGTTTCAGTCAATCCGATTACATAATTTGTTACAAACTCAACTCCGGATTTTTGAAGTGCTTCAACTTCAGCTTTAACAATATCTTTAGGCAGTCTGAATTCCGGAATTCCATAAATTAATACACCTCCGATTTCGTGCAGAGCTTCAAAAACAGTAACATCATGTCCCATTTGAATAAGGTCGCCTGCACAACTTAGACCTGCAGGACCACCTCCAACTACAGCTACTTTTTTCCCTGATTTCGGAACAATTTTAATTTCTTTTAATTTAGCATTATTTCTTTCCCAATCTGCTGCAAATCTTTCGAGATAACCAATTGCTACAGGTTTTCCTTTTTTGCCGACTACACAAACAGCTTCGCATTGCTCTTCCTGTGGACAAACTCTACCGCAAACTGCCGGAAGAGCATTATCTTCTTTAAGAATTGCAGCTGCTTCATCAATTTTTCCATCAGCAATCATTTTAATAAATTCCGGAATTTTGACAGCAACAGGGCATCCTGCAACACATACCGGATTTTTACAACGAATACATCTTTCTGCTTCTTCCATAGCAATTTCAATGGTATAACCGAGATTTACCTCTTCGAAATTGTGGCTTCGTTCGACGGGGTCTTGTTCCGGCATTAGATGTCTTGGAATTTTATAACGTTCTTTTATGCTCATTTCAGCCATTGACAATCTCCTCGTTAGCTTTTTTTGAAGATTCTATATCATACATTTTATCATAATTACAAACATGATGGTCTAAGGTCTCTTTTTCCTGTGGAAGGTACATTCTGTTTCTCTGCAACAAAATTTTGAAGTCAACTTTATGAGCGTCAAATTCGGGTCCATCAACACAAACAAATACAGGTTTGTTATCAACATAAGCTCTGCAGCCTCCGCACATTCCTGTACCATCAACCATAACAGGATTGAGCGAAACAACAGTTTGAATACCATAAGGCTCTGTAACTTTGGCTACAGCTGCCATCATAGGAATTGGACCGATTGCAAGGACAAAATCAATTTTCTTGCCTGACTCAATCAGTTGTTCCAGTTTTTGGGTTACAAATCCATGATATCCATAAGATCCGTCATCGGTTGTTGGGTAAACCTCATCGGAAACTTTTTTCATTTCTTCTTCAAGTATTATAAATTCTTTCGACCTGCCACCAATGATGCTGATTACATAATTTCCCGCTTCTTTGAGTGCTTTGGCAGTTGGATATGCTATTGCAGTCCCAACACCACCACCTATGCTCACAGCTGTACCAAAATTTTCTATATGAGAAGCTTTGCCAAGTGGACCAACCACATCATGAATGTAGTCACCGGCTTCAAGAGTATTCAATTTTTTGGTAGTTGCGCCAATTCCCTGAACTATAATCGTTATAGAACCTTCATTAATGTCAGAATCAGCTATTGTCAATGGAATTCTTTCTCCAAAATCATCAACACGAAGAATTATAAACTGCCCCGCTTTCTTTTTTTCGGCAATTTTCGGAGCAAGCACTTTAAATAGTTTTACCTCCGGACCTATAAACCTTGCTTCAAGAATCTTATTCATATCCTGTTAAACCACTATTAGTAATTAAATTATTTATCATACTTATATCAATCTATGCACATATTTAAATAGCTAATTTTATTTTTTTGCCATTTAATAATTTCAAATATAAAAAAAAAAGTTCAATTTATCACAATTTAATACAAATCTATTCACTAAAATACCTTTGAATTATAATATTTTATATATTTGCAGATATTATTTAATCATATTATGAATCAAAATTGAACAATAGAAACATATATCTTTTAATATATCTATTTTTAAATCCATCTGAGCAAATTGAAGTATCTTTGAACTTGTTCAAAAATTTTCACTTTCCTCAAAATGGCTTGATTTATATTGATTCATTTTTGAATAATATAAATATTAAAACTAAATATTATGTAATGATTTTGTCTGTTATTTTGGCTGTGTTCATGGTAAATAATTTTACTTCATTTTCAACAGAATTATTAAGTGGAAGTAAAATTGGTGCCGGATACTCTTATGGATTTGACAATCATTATGCTGACCTGAGTTCAATTTCCGTTCTTGAAACCTGCTGCCCAAAAGACCTTGTCGGTAGTGGTGGCAGTCATCAGATAGGATTGAATTTTGGGTTCAAGGTATCAGAATCCGGATTTGTAAATTTGGGTATATCATACATAAATAGAAATTCGGCACTTTCAGCAAATGAAAATATTTTGCTTAATTTTGACAGTGTGCCTTTAAATGGTATTTTCAGACACGACCTTTCTTTAGAATTTCAATCATATTTATTTTCAATAAGTTATAATCAGGATTTGATTGGAACATTTGGCATTGAATCTGGCATTGACTTCGAATTTCATTTTAAAAATACAATCCAATATTCAGAGAGTCTTACAAGTCCAGAAGACAGAGGATTTTTTCCTGATACTGGTACAAGAAAAAGAAATTTTGTACAAGGCAGCTATTCAGATTTAAAACCTATGAATATAAATTTTCATTTGAAATTTTCAAAAGAATACCCTCTCAATATTGATTATCTATGGACAGCAAATCCATTTATAGGTCTAAGATACACTTTATCAGGAATAAATTCCGTTCAAAATTGGAATCTTTGGTCAATTGAAATCGGTGTAAGAATCACCAGAAATAAAATCATTTAATAATTCCACTTACATTTTTTTACTTAGATATTAAAATTTTATAAATTATGGATAGGGCTTGAGAGCTAAGATGATTTTGGTGTTGAAAATGTAAAAAAATCATAAATTAGCTGGGAGTTAAAATATTATCAAAGTTAAAGTTAAGTGGTTT
Protein-coding sequences here:
- a CDS encoding T9SS type A sorting domain-containing protein, with product MNFFTKHIIKIVLLLWLFLCGFNHSDIIISNTLNGTDFVSFNSKYFVTNQDTITSTKITKVWYTQAELNVEVYQVQKQQNITITVYNMLGKEVLEVFKGISSTRTEEVYSATFNLPNGIYICVLQGNTFRDSEKFIISR
- a CDS encoding sulfide/dihydroorotate dehydrogenase-like FAD/NAD-binding protein produces the protein MNKILEARFIGPEVKLFKVLAPKIAEKKKAGQFIILRVDDFGERIPLTIADSDINEGSITIIVQGIGATTKKLNTLEAGDYIHDVVGPLGKASHIENFGTAVSIGGGVGTAIAYPTAKALKEAGNYVISIIGGRSKEFIILEEEMKKVSDEVYPTTDDGSYGYHGFVTQKLEQLIESGKKIDFVLAIGPIPMMAAVAKVTEPYGIQTVVSLNPVMVDGTGMCGGCRAYVDNKPVFVCVDGPEFDAHKVDFKILLQRNRMYLPQEKETLDHHVCNYDKMYDIESSKKANEEIVNG
- the gltA gene encoding NADPH-dependent glutamate synthase, producing MAEMSIKERYKIPRHLMPEQDPVERSHNFEEVNLGYTIEIAMEEAERCIRCKNPVCVAGCPVAVKIPEFIKMIADGKIDEAAAILKEDNALPAVCGRVCPQEEQCEAVCVVGKKGKPVAIGYLERFAADWERNNAKLKEIKIVPKSGKKVAVVGGGPAGLSCAGDLIQMGHDVTVFEALHEIGGVLIYGIPEFRLPKDIVKAEVEALQKSGVEFVTNYVIGLTETIEELQSRFDAIFIGVGAGLPYFLNIPGEHLNGVYSANEFLTRVNLMKAYDFPNNPTPMLDLYNKTVAVFGGGNTAMDAVRTSKRLGAKRAIICYRRSEQEMPARVEEIHHAKEEGIEFKLLVAPLEFIGDEQGWLRAVKLQQMELGEPDASGRRRPVPIKDAIETIEITASIIAIGNGSNPIISSTTPELIVNKWGNITVSEGNMKTNMRGIFAGGDIVTGGATVILAMGAGRTAAKAIDDYLKNPESW
- a CDS encoding DUF1624 domain-containing protein, whose product is MNSPINSNREVYLDLAKFFAMIMMVAGHSFFELANPEFYNLKVFPWDWWNFARGKTAPMFLFLSGAVHVFANFKSGIEQISKDTFKRRILMAIVLLVIGYTLNSPINSLSELYSIQSHRLERFLQVNILHVFGVGLFILALIYRFAGSIKKVLIINLILGIFVILITPVIGISELNSIPKFISNYLNFKGGSLFTMLPYSAYMFLGTVFGIWLRSRKLSNNTLQLRTGLLMFTIGLFSILSGIAITKLLIYNGLRFDLRIDSGVVIRNIGIIILLISISRQIKITNIKIIQFISKLSKRAIYIYVIHLFMIYGIGPLAGFKYFYGKMFEPFGAMMMSFLIMILSVLFTILIDKILPFKITKILFLTILVAYSLIFIMN